From the Dermacentor variabilis isolate Ectoservices chromosome 5, ASM5094787v1, whole genome shotgun sequence genome, the window GATGAGGTCTTTGAGAGCGGTCTCTGGTCTGTTCTGCGTGCCggggcgacatttttttttttttgactctCAGAGCTCACTGTCCTCTACACGTGCTGGACTGCTTGCCGAAGCTGGAACTACACGAGGTGTTTCCAATTTGCTAAAGGACTCTCTCGCGAACACGAGCTGGCTGAATCCCGACGAGGTGTGATGACGCGATGGTTTTGGCGTCGCACGTTGTCTCTGAGTGGTAAATttgatagaaaagaaaaaaaagggggggcgggACGCGTCCGAAAATAGTAAGAGTCATTTAAAGCCACCAAAGTGGTCCTTGGGCTATAAATATACGACGAGGCCTGACGTGGAGCTGTAGCCTTAAATTTCATGTTTTTCGCAGCTAGTAGTTATACGCTATAGCTCTAGCACTTGTCATGCTCGCTCGTCAAGACACCACGGGCTTTCACATTTGACGTAAATACTGACGATTGGAAGTGCGCAGTGGCGTTCCCTTGTTGCGCGAATAGAATAATAAGTGTGTGCTGGTAATGAAAAAGGCGGGGCTACTAAAGCACGAGCGGAATTCGCGTTGTGCATATTCACCATCTAGCGCACAGGCCAATAGCCGTACACTGGAAGGAGTTGTCTTACCCCATGGACGAATGTAGAACGCCCTATTTCCGACCAAAGATAGCTTACATCGCTCCGTACTTATTGTTATGTTCTCCGCTAGAACTCACCAAGGACGATGAGCAAGGATGTTGAAACTTAGAAAGCTAGTTCAGACAGTCAGAGACTTTATATTATGCAGAAGCACATAAACGTagcatctttctctctctctctctctctctctctctctctctctctctctctaaatatcTCGCTAAAGACGCAGAATATCGCCAGCTCAACCAGCCTATTTAAAGAAAGCCTAGTTGAAAATAAGAAACTACGGGAGTATTCCACATCAAAATGCTTGTagaatgagtgagtgaatgatATGCAGACGAAACGAATCAAGTGAACTTGCAAACAAAGATTGGAGTTCGAGGTCACGAGTTCCATTCCTGGCTGCGGCGTCCGCACttcgatagaggcgaaatgcgaaagctcTCGTGTGTTtggatttaggtgctcgttaaaaaacatccccccccccccatggtggtcaaaattatcaaTTATTCCGCAGCCCTCTAGCACGGCTTTTCTTATAGCCCCAGAGTTGCTTTGGGAGGCTAAACCCCACAAATCAAATCAAAAGACGCTACGCGCAATAAAGACACAAAAAACTATATATGCTGATGTAAGTCAGACCTTTTGTAAACGGAACCCTGAACCTGGTtgactttattttctttcatcaCCTTCGATCCGCTACTTAGCCCGTAAGTGCTCTCGGAATGAACCACCGGTAACGCCTCTTCCCCCTATACTTCGCAGAGTTCCGAGGTggccagcggcggcggcggcggcggcaggcaGCTGGGCGACGTGCTCCTGGAGGAGCAGCTGTCGTGGGGCGAGGGCCCCGACGAAGAGCTGGACGAGGCGGCGGCGGAGACCAAGCGCGCATTCCATGCCATGCGgggcaagaaagacgacgacgcctGGGACTCGGAGGACAAGCGCGCCTTCCACGCCATGCGCGGCAAGCGGCTCCTGGCGCCGGCCAGCGTGGACTCCTTCATCGCACAGCTGCGCCGCGCCGTGCTCCAGGGCAAACGCGGCTCCGGGTTCTTCGGCATGCGCGGGAAGAGGCAGATGCGTGAGTGCCCTCTCTTTTTCGACTCTATAGCCACCTCGCACGGTTCGCAGCCACGGCTGTATACTCCAAGGTCTCGAGCATGCATGCCGCAGGGACATGGCACGAGGTCTTTCTTGTCGCGCCCGCGACAATTTCGCACGTATCATCGAAGGGGGCCACGTGCTAGGGCGCGGTATATATGGTGATGAGTACTTACTCCAAAAGCGTAATGTtacgagacagaaagagagtggtgtggatcagagagcaaatggggatagccgatattccagttgacatgaagagaaaaaaaaatggagctgggctggcCATGTGATGCGTAGAGCAGATAACTAGGGAACCATTAGAGTGACAGAATGGGTGcctagagaagggaagcgcagtcaaggacgacAAAAAATTATGCTGAgtgatcaaattaggaaatttgctggcgaaagctggaatcagctagcgcaagacatggGTAATTGAAGATCACTCGAAGTGGCATTGATGCTGCCATGGACATAAAAACAgcgtgattattattattattattattattattattattattattattattattattattattattattattattattattattattattattattattattattattattattattattattattccaaagGGTTGGAAATAATATCTTTCAGTTGCAAGTGAGCGAGCTATAAAAGTGCCCCTTCTTTTGAGTCGTGTGATTATTGCACTATCTACCTGCAAGCAAGCCATACGAACTCGCCCAATCTTGAACTTTTAACCTAACGAACGAGGATGCTGTGAGCTTGCTTTCAACGAATACGTCCAGAGGAGAGATACTGGATAGCGGGGAATGCCATCTGCCGTATACACCACtattgcaagaaagaaagccaaCATTTCTTTAACCAGCGAAATCAAAATGGACAGAGGAGAGGACGAATGAATGAATTGTACGatcttacgtgcgaaaaccacgatttgattatgaggcacgccg encodes:
- the LOC142582906 gene encoding uncharacterized protein LOC142582906, whose product is MHHSEMKAIALCSLVLLLTLVSAKGASYQSSEVASGGGGGGRQLGDVLLEEQLSWGEGPDEELDEAAAETKRAFHAMRGKKDDDAWDSEDKRAFHAMRGKRLLAPASVDSFIAQLRRAVLQGKRGSGFFGMRGKRQMRSGHKSSRTKFVASRGRRSASGEPPAEAFF